A stretch of the Candidatus Berkelbacteria bacterium genome encodes the following:
- a CDS encoding metal-dependent hydrolase, which translates to MTDKTHQILGLATATVGFFVIHPDIDLTWSVAGTLLFGSFFGSILPDIDQPTSNFWDSVPLGKIINRPLAKTLGGHRNLSHSILGFLLFTWIVGWLFTALIRPDSFVSQVIFLESFQLGFIAHLIADSVTVQGIPVFWPLGGNMGFPPRPLHGARILTGKWFENLVVFPVSILGFIFLLANYSNRLCLILSDWLCR; encoded by the coding sequence ATGACCGATAAAACTCACCAAATTCTTGGACTCGCGACCGCCACAGTCGGATTTTTTGTGATTCATCCCGATATTGATCTTACCTGGTCGGTCGCTGGCACTCTTCTCTTTGGTTCGTTTTTTGGCTCGATCTTGCCAGACATCGATCAACCGACATCGAATTTTTGGGATTCAGTGCCGCTTGGGAAGATCATCAATAGGCCGCTTGCCAAGACGCTTGGTGGTCATCGTAATCTCTCACACTCAATTCTTGGGTTTCTCTTATTTACCTGGATCGTTGGCTGGTTATTCACGGCGCTCATTCGTCCAGACAGCTTTGTCAGTCAAGTTATTTTCCTCGAAAGTTTCCAACTTGGATTTATTGCGCACCTAATTGCCGATTCAGTTACCGTTCAGGGAATCCCGGTTTTTTGGCCATTGGGCGGCAACATGGGTTTTCCGCCTCGACCACTGCATGGAGCGCGTATCCTAACAGGCAAGTGGTTTGAGAATTTAGTTGTTTTCCCGGTGTCGATTCTTGGTTTTATTTTTCTACTCGCCAATTACTCGAATCGCCTTTGCTTGATTTTGTCAGATTGGTTATGTCGGTAG
- a CDS encoding DNA helicase UvrD, with amino-acid sequence MPMRIITDFHIHSRFARACSKRLTLPIIAAWAQIKGIDLVGTADFTHPVWLSEIRKQLTEDGEGIYRLRDEFRVDLPYAVKEPRPVRFTLTHEIATIWSQNGKLRRMHTVVVAPNLEVAEKLTKTLTPHGKLGADGRPILGMSARTLAELAWSVDERMLIIPAHAWTPWFAVFGSQSGFDSLEECFGADLVDRIPAIETGMSSNPAMNWQLSALDSVALISCSDGHSPDNLGREATVFHVEDDLSFGLVAKMIWEAAPIRRQNNQTHKSQTMNYLDYTIEFFPEEGKYHHDGHRLCGVNWNPEERKRHQGMCTSCGKPVTVGVLSRIDALADRPLGFRPDGAPRFLSIVPIRDIASALLLVGKKTKAVDKLYTSLISSLGPEFDVLLDAPVEKVREASSENFAEIIAAMRAGNVCMRPGYDGVYGVLELPSHQPKQTSLFQKA; translated from the coding sequence ACGATTGACTTTACCAATAATTGCGGCTTGGGCACAGATTAAGGGTATCGATCTTGTTGGCACCGCCGATTTTACTCACCCAGTCTGGTTATCGGAGATCAGAAAACAGTTAACAGAAGATGGGGAGGGGATTTACAGACTTCGAGATGAGTTCAGAGTTGATCTGCCATACGCGGTGAAAGAACCTCGACCGGTGCGATTTACCCTCACGCATGAAATCGCGACGATTTGGAGTCAGAATGGGAAATTGCGAAGGATGCATACTGTTGTGGTGGCGCCAAATCTTGAGGTTGCGGAAAAATTGACCAAAACTCTTACTCCCCATGGTAAACTCGGCGCTGACGGCCGGCCAATTTTAGGCATGAGCGCACGGACCCTGGCCGAATTGGCATGGTCAGTTGATGAACGGATGCTAATAATTCCGGCGCATGCTTGGACGCCATGGTTTGCGGTTTTTGGCTCACAGTCGGGATTTGATTCACTTGAAGAGTGTTTTGGCGCCGATCTCGTCGATCGAATTCCGGCGATTGAAACGGGGATGAGTTCGAATCCGGCAATGAATTGGCAACTCTCCGCGCTTGATTCAGTCGCGCTTATTTCTTGTTCCGATGGCCATTCACCAGATAACCTCGGCCGCGAAGCGACGGTTTTCCATGTCGAAGATGATCTATCCTTTGGCCTCGTTGCTAAAATGATCTGGGAAGCCGCTCCGATCAGACGTCAAAATAATCAAACACACAAATCACAAACCATGAATTATCTTGACTATACGATTGAGTTCTTTCCCGAAGAGGGTAAATATCATCACGATGGTCACCGTCTCTGTGGGGTAAACTGGAATCCAGAAGAGCGCAAACGACACCAAGGTATGTGTACCAGTTGCGGCAAACCTGTCACAGTCGGCGTTCTCTCGAGGATTGATGCCCTGGCTGATCGTCCGCTTGGCTTCAGGCCCGATGGCGCGCCGCGTTTTCTCTCGATCGTTCCCATTCGCGATATTGCTTCGGCTCTGCTTTTAGTCGGTAAAAAGACCAAAGCAGTCGATAAACTTTACACCTCGCTCATAAGCTCGCTTGGCCCGGAGTTTGATGTGCTGCTAGATGCTCCAGTCGAAAAAGTACGCGAGGCAAGTTCGGAGAATTTTGCCGAAATTATCGCCGCGATGCGCGCTGGCAACGTCTGCATGCGCCCCGGTTATGATGGAGTTTATGGCGTTTTGGAACTTCCTTCACATCAGCCAAAGCAGACGTCGTTATTTCAAAAGGCGTAG
- the mutM gene encoding bifunctional DNA-formamidopyrimidine glycosylase/DNA-(apurinic or apyrimidinic site) lyase — MPELPEVEIVARGLAKRLVDQTVINVQVSNQKSFLADAADIQKHLIRARVLSVRRRQKLILIELSNGWMLVIHLKMTGQLIFLSSKKSFVGGHPEKVYTQSLPNKHTHVVINFSHGILYFNDLRKFGWMRLFTRRKETDSRHRSIEEFLQALMLGPEPLEGDFTVQWLKDRLQKRQIPIKQALMDQKIAAGVGNIYADEALFRAGIQPERLAKSLKIQEIAKLHRTIRDVLRLGIIRGGTSVNTYLNSEGTPGKMQAYLKVYGRRGQRCFKCKHLIKRIRIGQRSTHFCPVCQK, encoded by the coding sequence ATGCCTGAATTACCTGAAGTCGAGATAGTCGCGCGAGGTTTGGCCAAGCGATTAGTCGATCAAACCGTGATCAATGTCCAGGTGTCGAATCAAAAGAGTTTCCTTGCAGACGCGGCAGATATTCAAAAGCACCTCATTCGCGCGCGCGTCCTATCGGTGAGGCGACGGCAAAAGTTGATTCTGATTGAATTATCGAACGGCTGGATGTTAGTTATTCATCTTAAAATGACGGGACAATTGATATTTTTATCAAGCAAAAAATCCTTCGTCGGTGGGCATCCGGAGAAGGTTTACACTCAATCGTTGCCTAACAAACATACGCATGTGGTCATTAATTTCAGCCACGGTATTCTATATTTCAACGATTTGCGCAAATTCGGCTGGATGCGTCTCTTTACTCGGCGAAAAGAGACGGACAGCAGACATCGGTCGATCGAAGAATTCTTGCAAGCGTTAATGCTCGGGCCAGAGCCACTCGAAGGAGATTTTACGGTTCAGTGGTTAAAAGATCGGTTGCAGAAGCGACAGATTCCTATCAAGCAAGCATTAATGGATCAAAAAATCGCCGCCGGGGTCGGAAATATTTATGCCGACGAAGCTTTGTTTCGAGCTGGCATTCAACCCGAACGGTTGGCAAAATCTTTGAAAATCCAAGAAATCGCAAAATTACATCGAACCATTCGAGATGTTTTGCGCTTAGGCATTATTCGGGGCGGCACTAGTGTCAATACCTATCTAAATAGCGAGGGCACGCCCGGTAAGATGCAAGCGTACTTAAAAGTTTATGGGCGTAGAGGGCAAAGGTGTTTCAAATGTAAGCATCTGATTAAACGAATTCGAATTGGTCAACGCTCAACACATTTTTGTCCAGTGTGCCAGAAATAA
- a CDS encoding nucleotidyltransferase, with protein sequence MKPTLLVLAAGVGSRYGGLKQLDLVGSLGTIIDYSVYDALEVGFGKIVFVINKLLQAEFETKIGRKYAKVCEIAYVRQELTSDLLVGFNLPSARSKPWGTGHAILVAEEAIQEPFVVVNADDFYGRESFRVIANFLRSSNEYGLVGFTLKNTLSKHGTVSRGICRLDKGSYLTNVTELTRIGIDDDQIYYLDAYDQRQALTGRETVSMGMWAFQPTIFKHLRQQFLEFLTARGQDLKAEFFIPTVVSRLIETQQARVRVLSSNSRWFGMTLKEDRENVRQTLNALKEQYEDFIPQSGAR encoded by the coding sequence ATGAAACCGACTTTACTTGTCCTGGCGGCAGGTGTTGGCAGTCGTTACGGCGGACTTAAACAGCTTGATCTCGTTGGTTCGCTGGGGACAATTATCGATTATTCAGTTTACGATGCCCTGGAGGTTGGTTTTGGCAAAATTGTTTTTGTAATTAACAAACTTCTGCAAGCGGAATTTGAAACGAAAATCGGCAGGAAATATGCTAAAGTTTGCGAGATTGCGTACGTGCGCCAAGAGCTCACGAGCGATTTGCTAGTTGGATTCAATCTACCGTCCGCGCGCAGTAAGCCCTGGGGAACGGGACATGCAATTTTAGTTGCCGAAGAGGCGATTCAAGAACCTTTCGTGGTGGTGAATGCGGATGATTTTTATGGCCGAGAATCTTTTCGGGTGATTGCAAATTTTTTACGTTCGTCGAATGAGTACGGCTTGGTTGGTTTTACGCTTAAAAACACTCTCTCAAAGCACGGGACAGTCTCACGCGGCATCTGCCGTCTTGATAAAGGTAGTTATCTCACGAACGTGACTGAACTAACTCGGATCGGTATTGACGATGATCAAATTTATTATCTCGATGCTTATGATCAGCGCCAGGCGCTGACTGGCCGCGAAACAGTTTCAATGGGAATGTGGGCTTTCCAGCCGACAATTTTCAAGCACTTGCGTCAGCAGTTTCTAGAATTTCTTACTGCGCGCGGCCAGGATCTCAAAGCTGAATTTTTTATTCCAACTGTTGTCAGTCGCCTTATCGAGACCCAGCAAGCTAGAGTGCGGGTTTTGAGCTCCAATTCCAGATGGTTCGGCATGACACTTAAAGAAGATCGAGAAAACGTTCGTCAAACACTTAACGCCTTAAAGGAGCAATATGAAGATTTCATTCCACAGTCAGGCGCTCGATAA
- the alr gene encoding alanine racemase — protein sequence MLTINLAAIRENIRILKTAAAPAKFMAVVKNNAYGHGLIEVAQAALEAGSDWLGVIHVSEGVQLRDTGITAPILVLGYVPPEDIPHAVHYRIDIPLINLEHAHKVRSKIPTGKKLRVHLKIETGLNRFGVTSLELLELAQFIGLRSAHSGQNSAFSPIGVYSHLAAVEEVAFGHARLQLDNFDEQTRRLGAHKNGDLLRHIAATAAILMLPESHLDLVRSGIGIYGLWPSAEIARRVDHPTARLQPALEWSEPIAELKKVQANQPVGYGCSWKPIKDATVALIAIGYADGLDRKFSSIGVVEVLDTECPIVGRICTNVTFIDVTHVPRVTVGDEVILLSASQTSPASAQAQADRINTIHYELVSRLPIHIQRSYIQ from the coding sequence ATGCTAACAATTAACCTCGCCGCTATCCGAGAGAACATTCGGATTTTGAAAACAGCGGCGGCGCCTGCCAAATTCATGGCTGTCGTTAAAAATAATGCCTATGGTCATGGTCTAATCGAGGTCGCTCAAGCGGCGCTTGAAGCAGGCAGTGATTGGCTCGGCGTGATCCATGTGAGTGAAGGCGTCCAGTTACGCGATACGGGCATCACGGCGCCAATTCTTGTACTCGGCTACGTGCCGCCCGAAGATATTCCTCACGCAGTTCACTATCGTATCGATATTCCACTCATCAATCTTGAGCACGCGCACAAGGTGCGCTCAAAAATTCCGACTGGCAAGAAACTTCGCGTGCATCTCAAGATTGAAACCGGGCTCAATCGTTTTGGCGTCACAAGCCTTGAACTCTTGGAGCTCGCTCAATTTATTGGTTTAAGATCAGCGCATTCCGGACAAAACTCGGCTTTTAGCCCGATCGGAGTTTATTCACATTTGGCGGCTGTCGAAGAAGTGGCTTTTGGCCATGCTCGGCTTCAACTTGACAATTTTGATGAACAGACACGTCGCCTCGGCGCGCATAAAAATGGAGACTTATTGCGCCACATTGCCGCTACGGCCGCAATTTTAATGTTGCCAGAAAGCCATCTCGATTTAGTGCGTTCAGGGATTGGTATTTATGGTCTCTGGCCGTCAGCCGAGATTGCCCGTCGAGTTGACCATCCAACAGCTCGACTTCAACCAGCGCTCGAATGGAGCGAGCCGATCGCCGAGCTTAAAAAGGTTCAGGCAAATCAGCCTGTTGGTTACGGTTGTTCGTGGAAACCGATCAAAGATGCGACCGTTGCATTAATAGCAATAGGTTATGCTGACGGACTGGATCGGAAGTTTTCTAGCATTGGAGTTGTTGAGGTGCTGGATACAGAGTGTCCAATCGTCGGCAGAATTTGTACGAACGTGACTTTTATCGACGTTACGCATGTGCCACGGGTAACAGTCGGCGACGAGGTGATTTTATTATCAGCCTCACAAACTTCGCCTGCTTCTGCGCAGGCACAGGCGGATCGAATTAATACTATTCACTATGAGTTAGTTAGTCGATTGCCAATACACATCCAACGATCGTATATTCAATAA
- a CDS encoding leucyl aminopeptidase produces MKISFHSQALDKLALEALIVPLAVGGASKMPAELQSKIPQTAFASFQGKIGQHVAIFPNQGVLERIILVGLGDTQSDIALTERLRRSVAFGTRESLKLSASKIGIYLPETNETVLYESALMPILAAYRYEKHRSKKEDHKELEHLVLIGDKKLAKTRSILEWVAIIADSVRIARDLVNAPSNIMTPKRLAQAARTMMSGIKHCTIATWGLPELMRKKFGALLAVAQGSDEEPQLITLQYQPPAAKKTVVFVGKGVTFDTGGINLKPERGIEGMQMDMAGGAIVLTAVTAIAKLKLPIRVIAIVPATENMPSGAALKPGDIVTTLAGLTIEVANTDAEGRMILADALTYAADFKPDQIIDCATLTGAALVALGEEQAALIGNNSTFVDQIIKAGTVTGEELCRLPLTDDYREHVKSEIADVKNVGRKSNAGVISGAAFLEKFVPKDLPWAHIDLAGPAIRSYPRSYEPKGGTGWGVRLLIEYIHSCISEA; encoded by the coding sequence ATGAAGATTTCATTCCACAGTCAGGCGCTCGATAAACTTGCGCTTGAAGCCTTAATTGTACCGCTCGCAGTTGGTGGCGCATCTAAAATGCCGGCCGAATTGCAATCTAAAATCCCCCAAACAGCTTTTGCAAGTTTTCAGGGAAAAATTGGTCAGCACGTCGCTATTTTCCCGAATCAAGGCGTTCTTGAGAGAATTATCTTAGTGGGTTTGGGTGATACTCAAAGCGACATTGCCTTGACTGAACGCTTGCGGCGCTCGGTCGCTTTTGGGACGCGTGAGAGTCTTAAGTTGTCAGCGAGTAAAATTGGAATCTACCTGCCGGAAACTAATGAGACTGTCCTCTATGAATCCGCGCTAATGCCGATTTTAGCGGCTTATAGATATGAAAAACATCGTTCCAAAAAAGAAGATCATAAAGAACTTGAACATCTTGTTTTAATCGGTGACAAGAAGCTTGCCAAGACCCGATCGATTCTTGAGTGGGTTGCAATTATTGCTGACAGTGTGCGAATTGCGCGCGACCTTGTGAATGCTCCGAGTAATATTATGACACCGAAGAGGCTTGCTCAAGCGGCGCGAACGATGATGAGTGGCATCAAGCATTGCACAATCGCAACTTGGGGATTGCCTGAACTGATGCGCAAAAAGTTTGGCGCTCTTCTAGCCGTTGCCCAGGGTTCGGATGAAGAACCTCAACTCATCACTCTGCAATATCAACCGCCAGCCGCGAAGAAAACAGTTGTTTTTGTTGGTAAGGGTGTAACCTTTGACACCGGCGGCATCAATCTCAAGCCTGAACGCGGGATCGAGGGCATGCAGATGGATATGGCTGGTGGCGCGATTGTACTCACAGCCGTAACTGCAATCGCGAAGCTCAAGCTCCCAATTCGCGTCATCGCGATCGTACCAGCGACTGAAAACATGCCAAGCGGCGCCGCGCTTAAGCCTGGAGATATAGTGACTACGCTAGCTGGCCTAACAATTGAGGTTGCTAATACCGATGCCGAGGGGCGCATGATTTTAGCCGATGCGCTTACTTACGCCGCCGATTTTAAACCCGATCAGATAATCGATTGCGCCACGCTCACCGGCGCCGCTCTCGTTGCTTTGGGCGAAGAGCAGGCCGCCTTAATCGGCAATAATTCTACGTTCGTTGATCAAATAATAAAGGCGGGTACGGTAACTGGAGAAGAGCTGTGTCGTTTGCCGCTCACCGATGATTACCGAGAGCATGTTAAAAGCGAGATCGCTGATGTTAAAAACGTTGGCCGAAAGAGCAATGCCGGGGTAATTTCAGGGGCGGCGTTTTTAGAAAAATTCGTTCCCAAAGATCTGCCTTGGGCGCATATCGATTTGGCTGGACCGGCCATTCGTTCTTACCCTCGCTCCTATGAACCAAAGGGTGGCACGGGCTGGGGAGTCCGTCTCCTGATTGAATATATTCATTCATGCATTTCAGAGGCATAA
- the murI gene encoding glutamate racemase — translation MIGIFDSGVGGLFVFKRLQSALPKNSFIYLADQAFAPYGERTQSEIQARTKKIVEFLVHKGSRLIVIACNTATLNAVNFLRKTFPVLPIVGMEPAVKPATKRHKNIIVLGTNSTVRNRRYRTLINRYAAGKQVWHLGAPDLVRQVERGELDDLTALKNILSSPTQAGATAFVVGCTHFSFLTPAIQRICSGLEIFDGAEGTVAEAARQAIALNLKDHKPTNQFFTTGASKKVSFLGQAINLNALYPSQVTGIQCKQ, via the coding sequence ATGATCGGAATTTTTGATTCAGGAGTTGGAGGTTTGTTTGTTTTTAAGCGCCTGCAGAGCGCCTTGCCGAAGAATTCTTTTATTTATTTAGCTGATCAGGCTTTTGCGCCCTATGGCGAGCGAACGCAAAGTGAGATCCAAGCGCGCACAAAAAAGATAGTTGAATTTTTAGTTCATAAAGGCTCGCGGCTGATAGTAATTGCTTGCAATACAGCCACCCTGAACGCAGTGAACTTCCTCCGCAAAACATTCCCAGTCCTTCCTATCGTTGGTATGGAGCCGGCTGTTAAGCCCGCAACCAAAAGACATAAAAATATCATCGTTTTGGGTACGAACTCGACGGTACGGAATAGACGCTATCGCACGCTTATTAACCGTTATGCCGCTGGCAAACAAGTTTGGCACCTGGGCGCGCCAGATTTGGTGCGCCAAGTTGAACGCGGTGAACTCGATGATTTGACCGCGCTCAAGAATATTTTAAGTTCACCAACTCAAGCTGGTGCGACCGCTTTTGTAGTTGGATGTACTCACTTTTCATTTTTAACTCCGGCTATTCAACGCATCTGCTCAGGCCTTGAAATTTTCGATGGAGCCGAAGGAACGGTCGCTGAAGCGGCGCGCCAGGCGATTGCTTTGAATTTGAAAGATCACAAGCCGACCAATCAATTTTTTACGACTGGAGCAAGTAAAAAAGTTTCGTTTTTGGGGCAAGCCATTAACTTAAACGCTCTTTACCCGTCGCAAGTCACGGGTATACAATGCAAGCAATGA
- the recO gene encoding DNA repair protein RecO, which translates to MTILKTRGVVLKRRVYGEADRILTILTPRLGKITAIAKGSRRPTSKLVGHLELFYLVDWVLAEGRTWYIVSSAETVVSFQNLQKELSITSAAGYIATLIDRVLPEGETSSRLYHLAIETFTTLTRAHAELILRQTEWQILLAIGLRPELHRCSHCAQALTPTHLGLCPTRGGALCVNCLMSEAIHIPVTATTLKLLRLFEQAPKMLARRLVVPKAITQELERVTRAFLEHALEKPIPFQGLIAHANN; encoded by the coding sequence ATGACCATACTCAAAACTCGTGGCGTTGTGCTCAAGCGTCGGGTTTACGGCGAGGCGGATCGAATTCTTACTATCCTGACGCCGCGTCTCGGTAAAATTACGGCAATCGCCAAAGGCTCACGTCGGCCAACGAGCAAATTGGTCGGCCATTTAGAATTATTCTATCTGGTTGATTGGGTGCTCGCTGAAGGTCGAACTTGGTACATTGTTTCCAGCGCTGAAACAGTCGTATCTTTTCAAAACTTGCAAAAAGAGTTGTCCATAACGAGTGCGGCTGGCTATATCGCCACACTCATTGATCGAGTTTTACCGGAGGGTGAAACATCGTCCCGACTCTATCATTTAGCAATCGAGACATTCACAACCTTGACCCGCGCCCATGCCGAGCTGATTCTTCGTCAAACTGAATGGCAAATTTTACTTGCGATTGGCTTACGGCCCGAATTACATCGGTGCAGTCATTGTGCTCAAGCATTAACACCAACTCATCTCGGTCTATGCCCAACACGAGGCGGTGCGCTGTGTGTGAATTGCCTGATGAGCGAAGCAATCCACATTCCAGTTACCGCAACCACACTCAAGCTTTTACGTCTTTTTGAACAGGCGCCAAAAATGCTTGCGCGGCGCCTAGTAGTCCCGAAAGCAATCACTCAAGAGCTTGAGCGGGTCACTCGCGCTTTCCTAGAACACGCCCTGGAGAAGCCAATCCCATTTCAAGGGTTAATCGCACATGCTAACAATTAA
- a CDS encoding MFS transporter, whose amino-acid sequence MGQLKTSSPNGRLLIWVYALGAGVAAMSTPVLFVILPFLIQEFSLNAMDIEWTLVARTLPFVLAFLVAGSLARRFSMRNLLILSSIFIIFGSIAAIDAWALTSLLAAQILIGLGAGLFLSISLTFLKAVTAKTQLANMMRIWFLGAVLLAALGPLIAGWLMLKGEWPAVFWFQILVFVITSGALLKQGAIEEPASSKIEIDWLGWILLALILFGLSFASIQLPNLGPNSFSVLLALTASFVIAVVFIFVELAAPAPLINLTLFKSRTPLGANGASLLLASALGIFLIVLTLELEQVQKLSPPLIGLTLALPGLSALILRGPAYLMTDRLGARLPLLVGAILMAVGFMELARISLTAPYLSDILPGVILLGFGLPFVRASLRQSALQVEEEQIEHASRLNAGLGHLTFLIVATFFLGNMMSATKQELVRELNGVILLSQDRISILKAAQNLEPITFSVSLDDFARQAIKQSVKNAQHLGHKKMFNIASALAFGAALIAIFLLPAYKTPPNPKRKEALTPL is encoded by the coding sequence ATGGGGCAATTGAAAACCAGTTCGCCAAACGGCCGACTTTTAATTTGGGTTTATGCGCTTGGAGCCGGTGTGGCCGCAATGAGCACCCCGGTACTGTTTGTAATTCTGCCGTTTTTAATTCAAGAATTTTCTTTGAACGCAATGGACATTGAATGGACACTGGTGGCGCGCACGTTGCCATTTGTTCTGGCATTTCTCGTGGCCGGATCACTCGCCAGGCGATTCTCAATGCGAAACTTGCTGATTTTAAGCTCAATCTTTATTATATTCGGCTCAATTGCCGCCATTGATGCCTGGGCGCTAACTTCATTACTCGCGGCTCAAATTCTAATTGGCCTTGGAGCCGGTTTATTTTTGTCAATTAGTCTGACTTTTCTAAAAGCAGTGACTGCTAAAACGCAGTTGGCAAATATGATGCGCATATGGTTTTTAGGCGCTGTCCTTCTAGCCGCTCTCGGCCCATTGATTGCGGGTTGGTTAATGTTGAAAGGAGAGTGGCCAGCCGTGTTTTGGTTTCAGATTCTCGTTTTTGTTATTACGAGCGGAGCGCTTTTAAAGCAAGGTGCGATTGAGGAACCCGCAAGCTCAAAAATTGAGATTGATTGGCTAGGCTGGATTCTCCTGGCCTTGATACTTTTCGGTTTAAGTTTTGCCTCGATTCAACTGCCCAATTTAGGACCTAATAGTTTCTCTGTGCTCTTGGCGCTGACGGCGAGCTTTGTTATAGCAGTTGTTTTTATCTTCGTTGAATTAGCCGCTCCCGCGCCTCTGATAAACTTAACTCTTTTCAAATCAAGAACGCCTTTAGGCGCCAACGGCGCGAGTCTTTTACTTGCTTCGGCTCTGGGTATTTTTCTGATTGTTTTGACGCTTGAGCTTGAGCAGGTTCAAAAACTTTCTCCTCCCTTGATCGGTCTCACTCTGGCTTTGCCCGGCTTAAGCGCGTTGATATTGAGGGGGCCGGCGTATCTAATGACCGATCGTTTAGGCGCTCGACTTCCGCTTTTGGTTGGCGCAATTTTGATGGCCGTGGGTTTTATGGAACTTGCCCGGATTAGCCTCACTGCTCCTTACCTCTCCGACATCTTGCCAGGTGTAATTCTTTTGGGGTTTGGTTTGCCTTTCGTTCGCGCCTCGCTTAGACAGTCGGCATTGCAAGTTGAAGAAGAGCAAATTGAACACGCCTCAAGATTGAACGCCGGACTTGGCCACCTGACTTTCTTGATAGTGGCAACTTTTTTCTTGGGCAACATGATGAGCGCGACTAAGCAGGAACTCGTGCGTGAACTCAATGGCGTGATTTTACTCTCACAGGATCGCATTTCAATCCTAAAAGCGGCGCAGAACCTAGAGCCGATCACTTTTTCGGTTTCACTTGATGATTTTGCGCGCCAAGCAATTAAGCAGAGTGTTAAAAATGCCCAGCATTTAGGGCATAAAAAAATGTTTAATATTGCTTCAGCCTTAGCGTTTGGAGCCGCTTTAATTGCGATCTTTCTTCTGCCAGCGTATAAAACACCGCCGAATCCAAAAAGAAAAGAGGCTTTAACGCCTCTATGA
- a CDS encoding glycine--tRNA ligase, whose protein sequence is MEILVSLAKRRGFVFPSAEIYGGLGAVWDYGPLGALMKQNLRTLWLERFIYSRQDVIPIEASILTNRKVLQASGHEKGFSDSLVECRICHERFRSDHEIPQAKDHKHDLTKAKQFNIMFKTYAGPIENEGNLVYLRPETAQGMFTNFKLVADALRLHPPFGIAQIGKNFRNEITTGHFIFRLRELEIAELEYYVLPEDAARWNDVWVKEWQTFFADLGLSGDKVRIRILEADERAHYAASNMDFEYEFPFGWGEFAGVANRTDYDLKNHIEHSGKDLTWFNEEAKEKIIPYVIEPTLGLDRLLMALLVQGLMISDGTDGREAGEMVLKLHPRVAPITVAVFPLVKKEGLAELAGEIAMELRTSRIGYIQTDESGSIGRRYRRQDEIGTPFCVTVDFQTKEDGTVTIRQRDTLKQERVHRTELAVKLKESLA, encoded by the coding sequence ATGGAGATACTCGTTTCGCTCGCCAAGCGGCGTGGGTTTGTGTTCCCCTCGGCCGAGATTTACGGCGGTCTTGGAGCTGTCTGGGACTACGGTCCGCTCGGGGCACTTATGAAGCAAAATTTACGCACTCTTTGGCTCGAGCGGTTTATCTATAGTCGCCAGGATGTTATTCCGATTGAGGCTTCTATTCTTACTAATCGAAAAGTGCTTCAGGCTTCCGGCCACGAAAAAGGATTTAGCGACTCGCTCGTTGAGTGTCGAATCTGTCACGAACGGTTTCGGTCAGATCACGAGATACCACAGGCAAAAGATCACAAGCATGACCTGACTAAAGCAAAGCAGTTCAATATTATGTTTAAGACTTACGCTGGGCCAATCGAGAATGAGGGCAACCTAGTTTATCTAAGACCCGAAACAGCCCAAGGAATGTTTACTAATTTCAAACTTGTTGCCGATGCTCTCCGTTTGCACCCTCCGTTTGGCATTGCTCAGATTGGCAAAAATTTCCGGAATGAAATTACGACCGGTCATTTTATCTTTAGATTGCGTGAACTCGAAATTGCCGAACTTGAGTATTATGTCTTACCTGAAGACGCGGCGCGTTGGAACGATGTTTGGGTCAAGGAATGGCAAACTTTTTTTGCCGATCTTGGTTTGAGTGGTGATAAAGTTCGAATTCGAATTCTTGAGGCGGATGAGCGGGCTCACTATGCCGCCTCCAATATGGACTTTGAGTATGAATTTCCTTTTGGCTGGGGCGAATTTGCCGGCGTTGCTAATCGAACCGACTACGACTTGAAGAATCATATTGAGCATTCAGGCAAAGACCTAACCTGGTTTAATGAGGAAGCTAAAGAGAAAATAATTCCTTATGTGATCGAGCCAACACTCGGACTTGATCGCCTTTTGATGGCTCTTCTTGTGCAGGGTCTCATGATTTCTGATGGAACCGATGGGCGCGAAGCGGGGGAGATGGTTTTGAAACTCCATCCGCGAGTTGCACCAATCACGGTCGCAGTCTTTCCGCTTGTCAAAAAGGAAGGGCTGGCGGAGCTTGCGGGTGAAATTGCGATGGAACTTCGCACAAGCAGAATTGGTTATATTCAAACGGATGAGTCGGGTTCGATTGGACGACGCTATCGCCGTCAAGATGAAATTGGCACACCATTTTGCGTTACAGTCGATTTTCAAACCAAAGAAGATGGCACTGTGACGATCCGCCAGCGCGACACACTTAAACAGGAACGCGTTCATCGCACCGAACTCGCTGTTAAACTTAAAGAATCACTTGCATAA